From a single Abyssibacter profundi genomic region:
- a CDS encoding peptidylprolyl isomerase: MTTSAAATADMVKVDMQTSAGKIVLALDADKAPTTVANFVEYANDGFYDGTVFHRVIEGFMIQGGGHTESLAKKETRDPIQNEANNGLSNVRGSIAMARTNDPHSATAQFFINHGDNGRLDFRSETSYGYGYTVFGKVIEGMDVVDKIAEMPTGAQGPFRSDVPQPLVVIESVRIIDSE; encoded by the coding sequence ATGACAACATCCGCAGCCGCCACCGCAGACATGGTCAAGGTCGACATGCAGACCTCGGCCGGCAAGATTGTGCTGGCATTGGACGCCGACAAAGCGCCCACGACGGTGGCCAATTTCGTTGAATACGCCAACGACGGCTTCTACGACGGCACGGTTTTCCACCGCGTGATCGAGGGCTTCATGATTCAAGGTGGCGGGCACACCGAATCGCTGGCCAAAAAGGAGACCCGCGACCCCATCCAGAATGAAGCCAATAACGGCCTGTCCAACGTGCGCGGCTCCATTGCCATGGCGCGGACCAACGACCCGCACTCGGCCACAGCCCAGTTCTTCATCAACCACGGCGACAACGGACGTCTGGATTTCCGCAGTGAGACGTCTTACGGCTACGGTTATACGGTGTTCGGGAAGGTGATCGAGGGGATGGACGTCGTCGATAAGATCGCCGAGATGCCAACCGGCGCCCAGGGCCCGTTCCGTTCGGACGTGCCGCAGCCGCTGGTGGTCATCGAGTCCGTGCGCATCATCGATTCCGAGTGA
- a CDS encoding PepSY-associated TM helix domain-containing protein produces MLGSSAWVASLLQAHRAVALAASGLLYLLCLSGTLMVFHDEFARWEQPQISEFEQVTPAAVATATAAGLARVDETPHHFFIGLPVSGMPRMTVTADAQNWYANADGQLLGPVHAPWRDWLETLHYYLTLPGVLGLTLVGSLGVMMIALVGSGLLALPRLFRDAFRLRLRRSSQLAWTDLHNRVGVWASPMFFAIALTGAAIGLASAVSQAMAPTFSEGDTGAFFAPIFGSDMEGSEAPAPLAPADRALTRFHAEYPDLIPWYVSYHEPATEGQSAEILAKHPRRLIYGDNYAFDDAGQLQEPLGLSNGPLGQQLIAAFYPLHFGSYGGLVIKAAYALLGLLACVVIHSGLRIWLFKRAQRGRPSPRLAAAWNAIVWGGLAALAVLLLVTRSGLLGGQSLIPLFWGLLVAVLVLSQWQPGLDLRRGLCNATALLIGFTLAWDVATHGLLHRLTVVHGVRGGLGLLLLLCLVLGWRRPGRRLSDGQQDGPVQPAVSSASSS; encoded by the coding sequence ATGCTTGGCTCTTCGGCCTGGGTTGCTTCTCTGTTGCAGGCGCATCGCGCGGTGGCGCTGGCCGCTAGCGGTCTGCTCTATCTGCTGTGCCTGAGCGGCACGCTCATGGTGTTTCATGATGAATTCGCGCGCTGGGAGCAGCCGCAAATCAGCGAATTCGAACAGGTCACGCCTGCCGCAGTCGCGACTGCAACCGCTGCCGGGCTCGCCCGTGTTGATGAGACCCCACACCACTTCTTCATCGGACTGCCGGTGTCCGGCATGCCGCGCATGACCGTCACGGCGGATGCACAGAACTGGTATGCCAATGCCGATGGCCAGCTGCTCGGGCCCGTGCATGCGCCCTGGCGCGACTGGCTGGAAACCCTGCATTACTACCTCACCCTGCCCGGCGTGCTGGGCCTGACCCTGGTCGGCAGCCTGGGCGTCATGATGATAGCGCTGGTGGGCTCAGGCCTGCTGGCCCTGCCTCGACTGTTCCGGGACGCCTTCCGACTGCGACTGCGCCGCTCTTCGCAACTGGCCTGGACCGATTTGCACAACCGGGTCGGCGTCTGGGCATCACCCATGTTTTTCGCCATCGCGCTAACCGGTGCCGCCATCGGGCTGGCCAGCGCCGTGTCCCAGGCCATGGCCCCCACTTTTAGCGAGGGAGACACCGGGGCCTTCTTCGCACCGATTTTCGGTTCCGACATGGAGGGCAGCGAAGCGCCTGCTCCTTTGGCGCCGGCTGACCGAGCATTGACTCGGTTTCACGCAGAGTATCCCGATTTAATTCCCTGGTACGTCAGCTACCACGAGCCGGCCACCGAGGGGCAAAGCGCCGAGATTCTGGCCAAGCACCCGCGACGGCTGATCTACGGCGACAACTACGCCTTTGACGACGCGGGCCAGCTGCAAGAACCCTTGGGTCTGTCGAACGGTCCCCTCGGCCAACAGCTCATCGCCGCGTTTTATCCGCTGCATTTCGGCTCTTACGGCGGTCTGGTCATCAAGGCGGCTTATGCCCTGCTCGGCCTGCTGGCCTGCGTGGTCATTCACAGCGGTCTGCGCATCTGGCTGTTCAAGCGCGCACAGCGGGGACGGCCCTCCCCACGGCTTGCCGCTGCATGGAATGCGATTGTCTGGGGCGGACTGGCGGCGCTGGCGGTGCTGTTGCTGGTCACCCGAAGTGGGCTGCTCGGTGGTCAGTCGCTCATCCCGCTGTTCTGGGGGTTACTCGTGGCCGTGCTGGTGCTGAGTCAATGGCAACCTGGGCTGGATTTGAGACGCGGGCTTTGCAATGCAACCGCCCTGCTCATCGGATTCACGCTGGCCTGGGATGTCGCCACCCACGGGCTCTTGCATCGATTGACCGTGGTCCACGGGGTGCGTGGTGGCCTGGGCCTGCTACTGCTGCTCTGTCTGGTACTGGGCTGGCGGCGGCCAGGCCGGCGGCTCAGCGATGGCCAGCAGGACGGACCGGTTCAGCCCGCTGTTAGCAGTGCATCCAGTTCTTGA
- a CDS encoding ferritin-like domain-containing protein, whose translation MCAAPVLAAYLESDPARKCEQVLALDDHQAAPLQQSMPGQPGRPDRPELIHPAKVRKRKLGSQAGRAALVHAVAHIEFNAINLALDAVLRFDGLPSAYYQDWLSVARDEARHFRMLAGRLEELGAAYGDLPAHNGLWEMAEKTAADPLERMALVPRVLEARGLDVTPGMIERLLDAGDTDTVAHLRVILAEEERHVEIGSRWFAYLCRLRQLDPVPTFQALLARHGVVVARGPMNRPARLRAGFSDQELDALLTAG comes from the coding sequence ATGTGCGCTGCGCCCGTACTGGCGGCGTATTTAGAGTCGGACCCGGCCCGTAAGTGCGAACAGGTGCTGGCGCTGGACGACCATCAGGCGGCGCCGCTGCAACAGTCCATGCCTGGGCAACCCGGTCGGCCAGATCGTCCCGAACTGATTCACCCGGCCAAGGTGCGCAAGCGCAAACTCGGTTCTCAGGCTGGGCGGGCCGCCCTGGTCCATGCCGTGGCCCATATCGAATTCAATGCTATTAATCTGGCGCTGGATGCCGTGCTGCGCTTCGATGGGCTGCCCTCCGCGTATTACCAGGACTGGCTCAGTGTGGCCCGCGATGAAGCACGGCATTTCCGTATGCTGGCCGGCCGGCTAGAGGAACTGGGTGCGGCCTATGGCGACCTGCCGGCGCATAACGGCTTGTGGGAGATGGCGGAGAAGACAGCCGCCGACCCATTGGAGCGCATGGCCCTGGTGCCTCGGGTGCTTGAAGCGCGGGGGTTGGATGTGACACCGGGCATGATCGAACGGCTGCTCGATGCCGGTGACACCGACACCGTGGCCCATCTCCGGGTGATCCTGGCCGAAGAGGAACGGCATGTGGAGATCGGCTCCCGCTGGTTTGCCTATCTTTGCCGCCTGCGCCAGCTCGACCCGGTCCCGACGTTTCAGGCCCTGCTCGCCCGTCATGGCGTGGTGGTTGCCCGTGGGCCGATGAACCGACCGGCCCGGTTACGGGCCGGATTTAGCGATCAAGAACTGGATGCACTGCTAACAGCGGGCTGA
- a CDS encoding DUF883 family protein → MASSDAELKAVKDDLSQLREDVKTLTESLQATAKGRAADARARVRQGVDQGKDQLLAAEQQAEAKIAEHPLQSVGIAFGVGFLIGRLAGR, encoded by the coding sequence ATGGCGAGCTCAGATGCCGAACTCAAAGCCGTAAAGGACGACCTCAGTCAGCTGCGTGAAGACGTCAAGACCCTGACCGAGTCCCTGCAGGCAACGGCCAAGGGCCGAGCAGCCGATGCGCGGGCTCGCGTGCGGCAGGGTGTGGATCAGGGCAAGGATCAGCTGCTTGCGGCCGAGCAGCAGGCCGAGGCCAAGATCGCCGAACACCCGCTGCAAAGCGTTGGCATTGCCTTTGGGGTCGGCTTTCTCATCGGCCGACTGGCGGGACGGTAG
- a CDS encoding UDP-2,3-diacylglucosamine diphosphatase: MIHLLSDLHLAPGDGLTRRFVEYMAGAGRDASVIFILGDLFNVWLGDDLSMPEHGAAIDAISGAVDAGVQVHVMHGNRDFLLGPIFESATGATLISDPWVGELAGIVTLLTHGDRYCTQDRSYQAFRSVVRSRAVQRGFYGMPQRWRVGLANRLRQGSRQATPGKPLQITDLDSRALYQAVRDAQASRVIHGHSHRPAVHRVGKGKQMIERHVLEDWRTDTGGRVMTIDREGRTGSLRVPPPENIAA; encoded by the coding sequence GTGATCCATCTGCTATCTGACCTCCACCTGGCGCCGGGAGACGGACTGACCCGGCGCTTTGTGGAGTACATGGCCGGTGCCGGACGCGACGCATCGGTCATATTCATCCTGGGAGACCTGTTCAACGTGTGGTTAGGCGACGACCTCTCCATGCCTGAACACGGGGCGGCCATCGATGCCATTTCCGGTGCCGTGGATGCCGGCGTGCAGGTGCATGTGATGCACGGCAACCGGGACTTTCTGCTCGGTCCAATTTTCGAATCGGCAACCGGAGCGACGCTGATCTCTGACCCCTGGGTCGGCGAGTTAGCCGGCATCGTCACCCTGCTGACGCATGGGGATCGCTACTGCACCCAGGATCGCAGCTACCAGGCATTTCGCTCCGTGGTCCGAAGCCGCGCCGTGCAACGGGGTTTCTACGGCATGCCCCAGCGCTGGCGGGTCGGGCTAGCCAACCGGCTCCGCCAAGGCAGCCGGCAGGCCACACCCGGCAAGCCGCTGCAAATCACCGATCTCGATAGCCGCGCGCTGTACCAGGCCGTTCGTGATGCACAGGCCTCGCGCGTTATCCATGGGCACTCCCATCGCCCGGCCGTCCATCGTGTCGGCAAAGGGAAACAGATGATCGAGCGCCACGTACTGGAAGACTGGCGCACCGACACCGGCGGCCGGGTCATGACCATTGACCGCGAAGGCCGCACGGGCAGTCTGCGCGTGCCGCCGCCGGAGAACATCGCGGCCTGA
- the purF gene encoding amidophosphoribosyltransferase, protein MCGIVGIVSHQPVNQELYDALTVLQHRGQDAAGIMTDADGRLFLRKENGLVRDVFSQAHMETLIGTMGIAHVRYPTAGCDSSAEAQPFYVNSPFGVALAHNGNLTNADVLKRDLFIQDRRHINTDSDSEILLNVFAHELMEQDKLRLTAEDVFEAVSRVHQRCRGAYAAVAMISGVGMVGFRDPHGIRPVVYGKRETPEGTDYIIASESVALDSLGYELIGDIAPGEAVFISTDGLLSTRRCAPEAQYATCIFEYVYLARPDSVIDDVYVYKARLRMGATLAEKIRREWGDHDIDVVVPIPDTSRTSAVQLANDLDVPYREGFIKNRYIGRTFIMPGQAQRRKSVRQKLNPIDLEFRGKNVLLVDDSIVRGTTSREIIQMARDAGAAKVYFASAAPPVRYPNVYGIDMPAASELVAHGRTHEELERLLGADRLIYQDLDDLIEAVRAGNTNLKDFDTSVFDGRYPTQDVDAEYLNQLELFRSDAAKDSKRRAGQPVIEIHNTA, encoded by the coding sequence ATGTGCGGAATTGTCGGAATCGTGTCTCACCAGCCGGTCAATCAGGAGCTCTATGACGCCCTGACTGTGCTGCAGCACCGGGGGCAGGATGCCGCCGGCATCATGACGGACGCCGATGGACGCCTGTTCCTGCGCAAGGAGAACGGCCTGGTTCGTGATGTGTTCTCCCAGGCGCATATGGAGACGTTGATCGGCACCATGGGCATCGCCCATGTGCGCTACCCCACGGCGGGCTGCGACTCCAGTGCAGAGGCGCAACCGTTCTACGTCAACTCGCCCTTTGGTGTGGCGCTGGCGCACAACGGAAACCTGACCAACGCCGATGTGCTTAAGCGCGATTTGTTCATTCAGGATCGTCGTCACATCAATACCGACTCGGACTCCGAGATCCTGCTCAACGTGTTCGCCCATGAACTCATGGAGCAGGACAAGCTACGCCTGACCGCCGAAGATGTCTTCGAGGCGGTCTCCCGCGTACACCAGCGCTGCCGCGGAGCTTACGCGGCCGTCGCGATGATCAGCGGCGTCGGCATGGTTGGCTTTCGCGATCCGCACGGTATTCGCCCCGTGGTTTACGGCAAGCGCGAGACGCCCGAGGGCACGGATTACATCATCGCGTCGGAAAGCGTCGCCCTGGACAGCCTTGGCTATGAACTGATCGGCGATATCGCGCCGGGCGAGGCGGTGTTCATCTCCACCGACGGGCTGCTGTCCACCCGACGCTGCGCCCCGGAGGCGCAGTACGCGACCTGCATCTTCGAGTACGTCTACCTGGCGCGCCCGGATTCGGTCATCGACGACGTGTATGTCTACAAGGCCCGGCTGCGTATGGGGGCCACGCTCGCCGAGAAGATTCGCCGGGAGTGGGGGGATCACGACATCGATGTCGTCGTGCCTATTCCGGATACCAGCCGAACCTCCGCCGTGCAGCTGGCCAATGATCTCGACGTGCCGTACCGCGAGGGCTTCATCAAGAATCGGTACATCGGCCGGACGTTCATCATGCCCGGTCAGGCCCAGCGTCGGAAATCCGTGCGGCAGAAACTCAACCCGATCGATCTGGAGTTCCGGGGCAAGAACGTCTTGCTGGTCGATGACTCCATTGTTCGGGGAACGACGTCGCGAGAGATCATCCAGATGGCGCGCGATGCCGGCGCTGCCAAGGTGTACTTTGCCTCCGCCGCACCGCCAGTTCGCTATCCCAATGTGTATGGCATCGACATGCCCGCGGCCAGTGAACTGGTGGCGCATGGCCGCACGCATGAGGAACTGGAACGCCTGCTGGGCGCCGACCGGCTGATCTACCAGGACCTTGACGACCTCATCGAAGCGGTGCGTGCGGGGAATACCAATCTCAAGGACTTTGACACCTCGGTGTTCGACGGCCGTTATCCGACCCAGGATGTCGACGCCGAATACCTGAACCAGCTGGAACTGTTCCGCAGCGACGCTGCCAAGGATTCCAAGCGCCGTGCCGGACAACCGGTGATCGAGATCCACAACACTGCCTGA
- a CDS encoding TonB-dependent siderophore receptor, producing the protein MSRLLPVRFLTLSCLLTMGATALAQPDAATSADTAERNAGAEQNDAAPQDLGEMTVHGGMTRYSALKSDTPIMETARSVSVETAEQLQAKGALDLGDAYTYSAGVIGDTYGFATRGDWLKVRGLNVPEYRDSLQALFGNYNNVRPHIYTLEQVEILKGPASVLYGQGSPGGLVNIVSKQPRADQRNELFVQYGSFNHLQLGTDVGGALNDDASLLYRVVAVGRDADTMVDHVNNDTVVLAPSITWRPGLRTEITLLGNYQDTRSKAGAQFLPIAGTLTPAPNGQFIEHSTFLGEPEFDRYNTESQSVTLLANHMINAVWSLDVTARWTRGEADYRQAWPAFIGGSRYVFNDDGSLYENGTVPRTFYISDAMSEQTAIDTRLHADFFDGVLDHEVMFGVQYQDVTTDNDSAYAFALGYDFATGGPDDTLGDTYWINVFNPVYGNVPGDDILDMFYNDAPEARTRDLGVYVNDQVSVGRWRLTAGLRYDEVTTDDGSTEQDDDALSYSIGALYRFDNGLAPYASYAESFEPVVGTDSLTGEALRPQEGRQYEVGLKYEPASGRSQITLAAFDIEQSNLSNPNGLPNAGSQQEGVAEFRGLELESLLDLGLISLEANASRLLSEDPNGRRYASVPENQASAWLAVKPLTQWGGLRAGLGMRYVGESWDGADGLRTPSYTLADAMVGYPLGPWDFSINVRNLTDKNYVATCLARGDCFVGDRRTVVGTLRRSF; encoded by the coding sequence ATGTCTCGACTCCTCCCAGTTCGTTTTCTCACCTTGAGCTGCCTGCTGACGATGGGGGCGACCGCCCTTGCCCAGCCCGATGCCGCCACCTCGGCAGACACCGCTGAGCGGAATGCGGGCGCCGAACAAAACGATGCGGCACCCCAGGACCTGGGCGAGATGACTGTGCACGGGGGCATGACGCGATACTCGGCCCTGAAGTCGGACACGCCCATTATGGAGACGGCCCGCTCTGTCTCGGTCGAAACCGCAGAGCAGTTGCAGGCCAAGGGCGCGTTGGATCTGGGAGACGCTTACACCTATTCAGCCGGTGTGATCGGCGACACCTACGGGTTTGCCACCCGAGGCGACTGGTTGAAGGTGCGCGGGCTCAACGTGCCGGAGTATCGGGACAGCCTGCAGGCTCTCTTCGGCAACTACAACAACGTTCGCCCCCATATCTACACGCTGGAACAGGTCGAAATCCTGAAAGGCCCGGCCTCGGTGCTGTATGGCCAAGGCTCCCCCGGCGGCCTGGTCAACATCGTGAGCAAGCAGCCCCGCGCCGACCAGCGCAATGAACTATTCGTTCAGTACGGCAGCTTCAATCATCTGCAGCTCGGAACCGATGTGGGCGGCGCACTCAACGACGATGCCAGCCTGCTGTACCGGGTCGTGGCCGTTGGCCGCGATGCCGACACCATGGTCGACCACGTGAACAACGATACGGTCGTGCTGGCGCCGTCGATCACATGGCGTCCGGGCCTACGCACCGAAATCACGCTGCTGGGCAACTACCAGGACACCCGCAGCAAGGCGGGTGCCCAGTTCCTACCCATTGCCGGGACGCTAACACCGGCGCCTAACGGACAGTTCATCGAGCACAGCACCTTTCTGGGCGAACCGGAGTTTGACCGCTATAACACTGAATCCCAGTCCGTCACCCTGCTGGCCAACCACATGATCAACGCGGTGTGGTCGCTCGACGTGACCGCACGCTGGACGCGTGGCGAGGCAGACTACCGCCAAGCCTGGCCGGCATTCATCGGCGGCAGTCGCTACGTATTCAATGACGACGGCAGCCTGTACGAGAACGGCACCGTGCCACGCACGTTCTACATCAGCGATGCCATGTCCGAGCAAACGGCCATCGATACCCGGTTGCATGCCGATTTTTTTGACGGCGTGCTCGACCACGAGGTCATGTTCGGCGTGCAATACCAGGATGTCACCACCGACAACGACAGCGCCTACGCCTTTGCCCTGGGATACGACTTCGCCACCGGTGGGCCGGACGATACGCTGGGCGATACCTACTGGATCAACGTATTTAACCCCGTGTACGGCAACGTCCCGGGGGATGACATTCTCGACATGTTCTACAACGACGCCCCCGAAGCGCGAACCCGTGACCTGGGTGTCTACGTGAACGATCAGGTGTCCGTGGGCCGTTGGCGGCTAACCGCCGGATTGCGCTACGACGAGGTCACCACCGATGACGGCAGCACCGAGCAGGATGATGATGCGTTGAGCTATAGCATCGGTGCGCTGTATCGCTTCGATAACGGCTTGGCGCCCTATGCCAGCTATGCCGAATCGTTCGAGCCGGTCGTCGGCACCGACAGCCTCACCGGCGAGGCACTGCGCCCGCAGGAAGGTCGGCAGTACGAGGTGGGTCTGAAATACGAACCCGCCAGCGGCCGCTCACAAATCACCCTCGCCGCCTTCGATATCGAACAGTCCAACCTGTCCAACCCCAATGGCCTGCCCAATGCGGGTTCCCAACAGGAGGGCGTGGCGGAGTTTCGCGGCCTGGAACTCGAATCCCTGCTTGACCTGGGCCTGATCAGCCTGGAAGCCAACGCCAGCCGACTGCTGAGCGAAGACCCCAACGGCCGGCGCTATGCCTCGGTGCCGGAAAATCAGGCCTCTGCCTGGTTGGCCGTCAAACCGCTTACGCAATGGGGGGGACTGCGTGCAGGTCTGGGCATGCGCTACGTCGGCGAGAGCTGGGACGGCGCAGATGGGCTGCGTACGCCGTCCTACACCCTGGCCGATGCCATGGTCGGCTACCCGCTGGGCCCCTGGGATTTCAGCATCAACGTGCGCAATCTCACCGACAAGAACTATGTGGCCACCTGCCTGGCGCGGGGCGATTGTTTCGTCGGTGATCGACGCACCGTCGTGGGTACGCTGCGACGCAGTTTCTAA
- a CDS encoding CocE/NonD family hydrolase, with amino-acid sequence MISLHRPALALRLLALSLPVAVTACSGGGDDAPANTAPPAMAADWFDYSPTPAYDGTTRLPAEYITMSDGTKLSAQVMLPTDADGNAIEGPLPVILTQTGYNKSASGYVEGFAFNSFLVEHGYAHVTVDVRGTGTSQGTWEIFSEREQLDYQEVMDWITRQPWSNGRVGTWGPSFMAITQIYTAAWQHPAHQAMFAIVPMADAYRDIVFTGGQVNVGFIPLWIGLVTGLGLIPAHPSPEALSTLVEHVLGTLSYDIPVILQATLGVNGQNYDGPFWRTRSPIEVADQVRVPTIIIGGLRDIFQRGEPMLYEAIKPHATTKLVIGPWSHLDASSGAGLPADGVPDLNHMALLWFDRYLKNIDNQAETVPAVTQYVWNEDRYVRSADWPHPQATAERWFLRGNGSLSADPPATDEPARHTVQIPVQNLCSASSAQWTAGVLELIPLPCFQGQNSINELPLLGAVTYTTAPMDADYYINGPIQADLWLASELGSDGSVAVRVTSVSPEGQSFELTNGLQTFSSRALDPERSRRLDGESIQPWHPYTAESIEPVEPGESTLVSVEIFPSSFVIPAGHRLRVAIASSDFPHGLPPITDLLDQVLGIMRIDSTAARPSSLVLPVVPVDALGRDDDSTG; translated from the coding sequence GTGATCAGCCTGCACCGTCCCGCTCTCGCCCTGCGCCTGCTCGCACTTAGCCTGCCCGTGGCTGTCACCGCCTGTAGTGGAGGCGGCGATGACGCCCCGGCGAACACCGCGCCCCCTGCGATGGCAGCGGACTGGTTCGATTACAGCCCGACGCCTGCCTACGACGGAACAACCCGCCTGCCCGCCGAATACATCACCATGAGTGATGGTACGAAGCTGTCGGCACAGGTCATGCTGCCCACCGATGCCGACGGCAACGCCATTGAGGGGCCACTGCCGGTCATCCTGACGCAGACGGGCTACAACAAGAGCGCCAGTGGCTACGTGGAAGGCTTTGCGTTCAACAGCTTCCTGGTCGAACACGGATACGCCCATGTCACGGTGGATGTTCGCGGTACAGGGACCTCCCAGGGCACCTGGGAGATCTTCAGCGAACGTGAGCAACTGGACTACCAGGAGGTGATGGACTGGATCACCCGCCAACCCTGGAGCAATGGGCGTGTCGGCACCTGGGGGCCCTCCTTCATGGCCATCACCCAGATTTACACCGCCGCCTGGCAGCATCCTGCCCACCAGGCCATGTTCGCCATCGTGCCCATGGCCGATGCCTACCGAGACATCGTCTTCACCGGTGGCCAGGTGAACGTCGGCTTTATTCCGCTGTGGATTGGTCTGGTCACCGGGCTCGGACTCATCCCCGCCCACCCCTCACCCGAGGCCCTCTCGACGCTGGTCGAGCACGTGCTAGGCACACTGAGCTATGACATCCCGGTGATACTGCAGGCCACGCTGGGTGTGAATGGACAGAACTACGACGGGCCATTCTGGCGCACACGCTCGCCCATTGAGGTCGCGGATCAGGTGCGGGTGCCCACGATCATCATCGGTGGCCTGCGGGACATCTTCCAGCGCGGCGAGCCCATGCTGTACGAAGCCATCAAGCCCCATGCAACCACCAAACTCGTCATCGGCCCCTGGTCGCATCTGGACGCTTCCTCGGGGGCGGGCCTGCCAGCCGATGGCGTGCCCGACCTCAACCACATGGCCCTGCTTTGGTTCGACCGCTATCTCAAGAACATCGATAACCAGGCCGAGACCGTCCCCGCCGTCACGCAGTACGTCTGGAACGAGGACCGCTATGTCCGGTCCGCGGATTGGCCTCACCCGCAGGCCACCGCAGAACGCTGGTTCCTCCGCGGCAACGGCTCGCTGAGCGCGGACCCACCCGCGACGGATGAACCCGCCCGACATACCGTGCAGATTCCGGTCCAGAACCTCTGCTCGGCCAGCTCGGCCCAGTGGACAGCCGGCGTGTTGGAGCTGATTCCGCTGCCCTGCTTTCAAGGCCAGAACAGCATCAATGAGCTGCCGTTACTGGGCGCGGTGACTTACACCACAGCACCGATGGACGCCGACTACTACATCAATGGGCCGATTCAGGCCGATCTGTGGCTGGCCTCGGAGCTGGGCTCGGATGGCAGCGTCGCCGTGCGGGTCACCAGCGTCTCACCCGAGGGCCAATCGTTCGAACTCACGAACGGACTGCAGACCTTCTCCTCGCGGGCGCTAGACCCTGAGCGATCGCGCAGGCTCGACGGCGAGTCCATCCAGCCCTGGCATCCCTACACCGCAGAGTCGATCGAGCCGGTCGAACCGGGCGAGTCGACGCTGGTGTCCGTCGAAATATTCCCCAGCAGCTTCGTCATTCCGGCCGGCCACCGACTACGTGTGGCCATTGCCAGCAGTGATTTTCCGCATGGCCTGCCGCCCATCACAGATCTGCTGGATCAGGTGCTGGGCATCATGCGGATCGACAGTACGGCCGCACGCCCGTCGTCACTTGTCCTGCCGGTCGTCCCGGTCGACGCACTCGGCCGCGACGACGACAGCACGGGCTAG
- a CDS encoding O-succinylhomoserine sulfhydrylase yields MSKPDRPQDIDPNWGTATLGVRAGEMRSEFGEHSAAIHATSSFVFESAEAAAKRFSGEEPGLIYSRFTNPTVQGFERKLAAMEGGDQAVATASGMSAILSLLLATLRAGDHLVAAKGLFGSTTGLLNNIISRFDIAITYVAPSDTDAWRQAVQPNTRLFMVESPTNPLCELADIAALAQIARDVGVLLAVDNCFCTPALQQPLALGAHVVLHSATKFLDGQGRAVGGAVVGDSKLVGEDVFGIIRTAGPCMSPFNAWVFLKGLETLDVRMRAHCQRAEQVAGWLAEQPAVDRVYYTGLSTHPQHALACRQQSGHGAIVAFDLKGGQAAAFNLINATRLFSITANLGDVRSTITHPPTTTHYRIGPELRAAAGIQDGLVRLSIGLEDAGDLIADLQRGL; encoded by the coding sequence ATGAGCAAACCCGATCGACCGCAGGACATTGATCCGAACTGGGGCACGGCGACCTTGGGTGTGCGCGCGGGCGAAATGCGGTCGGAATTCGGCGAGCACTCCGCGGCCATTCATGCGACTTCGAGCTTTGTTTTCGAGTCGGCAGAAGCGGCGGCCAAGCGGTTCTCCGGTGAAGAACCCGGGCTGATCTATTCCCGGTTCACCAATCCGACGGTCCAGGGCTTCGAGCGCAAGCTGGCGGCCATGGAAGGCGGGGACCAGGCGGTGGCGACCGCCTCCGGCATGAGCGCCATTCTCAGTCTGTTGCTGGCGACGCTGCGAGCCGGGGACCACCTGGTCGCGGCCAAGGGGCTGTTCGGATCGACCACCGGCTTGCTCAACAACATCATCAGTCGTTTCGATATCGCGATCACCTACGTGGCGCCGTCGGACACGGACGCTTGGCGCCAGGCCGTGCAGCCGAATACGCGTCTGTTCATGGTTGAGAGCCCGACGAATCCACTGTGCGAATTGGCGGATATTGCCGCTTTGGCGCAGATCGCCCGTGATGTCGGTGTGCTGCTGGCGGTCGACAACTGTTTCTGCACGCCGGCGCTGCAACAACCTCTGGCTCTGGGGGCGCATGTGGTCCTGCATTCGGCCACCAAGTTCCTGGACGGGCAGGGCCGTGCCGTGGGGGGCGCGGTGGTGGGGGATTCCAAACTGGTCGGCGAAGATGTGTTCGGGATTATTCGCACAGCCGGCCCCTGCATGAGTCCTTTCAACGCCTGGGTCTTTCTCAAGGGATTGGAGACGCTGGACGTGCGCATGCGGGCTCATTGCCAGCGTGCCGAGCAGGTCGCCGGGTGGCTGGCGGAGCAGCCGGCTGTCGACCGTGTGTACTACACCGGCCTGTCGACGCATCCCCAACATGCATTGGCCTGCCGCCAGCAGTCGGGCCACGGCGCCATTGTGGCCTTTGATCTCAAGGGCGGGCAGGCAGCAGCCTTCAATCTGATCAACGCCACGCGCTTGTTTTCCATTACCGCGAATCTGGGTGACGTGCGCAGTACGATCACGCACCCGCCCACCACCACGCATTACCGCATCGGGCCCGAGCTGCGCGCCGCAGCGGGGATCCAGGACGGGCTGGTGCGTCTGTCCATTGGCCTGGAAGATGCCGGGGATTTGATCGCCGATCTCCAGCGCGGGCTTTGA